The following proteins are encoded in a genomic region of Colletotrichum higginsianum IMI 349063 chromosome 9, whole genome shotgun sequence:
- a CDS encoding Iron transporter, with amino-acid sequence MTASRHLDDEEHVLPDEQTPLLGSGAEHGDGSAAVTHRVTPRITRRLYLSHFLSTWNSRMFEFGAVLYLATIFPGTLLPMSLYALTRGLSALLFASTVGHYIDNNDRLKVVRASIVFQRLAVSASCVILYILLRGLPLGEYGRPGLLALLSLLACGEKLYSIINMVSVEKDWVVVLAKGDTEVLANLNAQMRRIDLLCKLLAPLFIAIVDGFSTEIAIIVNFAMNMASVVVEYYAIARIYDEVPSLQEQKGKPDTELPSTTEDAPSSARPGRNVWRLFRKSASDFGFYFGHRAFLPSFAGSLLYLTVLSFGGQMVTYLVASGYTTTYIGIARTISVVFEVLATWVAPWLIARIGPVRAGLWLSNCQVMPLIAGLVVFWVFVPNPLVSATGLVAGTIVSRLGLRGFDLCTQIIVQEEVEAESRGRFSTVEAAWQNAFELLSYLSTIVFFRPAQFNWPALLSVLAVTSASLAYTTYVGRKRGHLIHFEKLGF; translated from the exons ATGACAGCGTCTCggcatctcgacgacgaagaacaTGTTCTCCCCGACGAGCAAACGCCGCTCCTCGGCAGCGGAGCCGAGCACGGCGATGGCTCGGCCGCTGTCACCCACCGAGTGACCCCCCGAATTACACGCCGACTCTACCTGTCGCACTTTCTGTCCACCTGGAACTCGCGCATGTTCGAGTTTGGCGCCGTACTGTACCTCGCAACCATCTTCCCGGGGACTCTGCTGCCCATGTCGCTCTACGCGCTCACCCGAGGCCTCTCGGCGCTGCTGTTCGCGTCGACGGTCGGGCACTACATCGACAACAACGACCGTTTAAAGGTTGTTCGCGCGTCCATAG TGTTTCAACGACTTGCCGTGTCGGCTTCCTGCGTGATTCTTTATATCCTCTTGCGAGGACTGCCCCTTGGCGAATATGGCCGGCCGGGCCTTCTggccctcctctccctcttggCTTGTGGTGAAAAGCTGTActccatcatcaacatgGTCTCGGTCGAAAAGGACTGG GTTGTCGTCCTCGCAAAGGGGGACACAGAGGTCCTCGCCAACCTCAACGCACAAATGCGCCGAATCGATCTTCTCTGCAAGCTCTTGGCGCCCCTATTCATTGCTATTGTCGACGGGTTCTCGACGGAaatcgccatcatcgtcaactTCGCCATGAACATGGCGTCGGTCGTGGTGGAATACTACGCCATCGCGAGGATATACGACGAAGTCCCCAGCCTGCAAGAGCAAAAGGGCAAACCGGACACCGAGCTCCCTTCGACTACAGAGGATGCGCCGTCATCCGCGCGACCCGGGCGGAATGTGTGGCGGCTGTTCAGAAAATCGGCATCAGACTTTGGCTTCTACTTCGGCCACCGCGCGTTCCTACCATCCTTTGCGGGATCGCTGCTCTATCTCACGGTCCTCAGCTTCGGCGGCCAGATGGTGACGTACCTCGTCGCGTCCGGCTACACCACGACGTACATCGGCATTGCGAGAACCATCAGCGTCGTGTTCGAGGTGCTGGCGACGTGGGTGGCACCCTGGCTCATCGCGCGGATCGGGCCGGTGAGAGCAGGTCTATGGCTGAGCAACTGCCAGGTCATGCCGCTCATCGCTGGTCTGGTCGTCTTCTGGGTTTTCGTGCCGAACCCCCTGGTCTCGGCGACCGGTCTCGTTGCCGGAACCATTGTCAGTCGTCTCGGACTCCGAGGATTCGACTTGTGCACGCAGATAATTGTTCAGGAG GAAGTCGAAGCGGAAAGCCGTGGTCGCTTCTCTACCGTCGAGGCGGCCTGGCAAAACGCGTTCGAGCTCCTCTCGTACCTCTCAACCATTGTCTTCTTCCGACCGGCACAGTTCAACTGGCCTGCTTTGCTCTCTGTGCTCGCCGTCACTTCGGCAAGCCTTGCGTATACAACGTACGTAGGCCGGAAAAGGGGGCATCTGATTCACTTCGAAAAACTTGGTTTCTAA
- a CDS encoding Endonuclease/Exonuclease/phosphatase, whose protein sequence is MQFKTLLAPILLAEAALAQGLPLRVVTFNIRYDAGSRESGEKPWWDLFCSISKDRCRQPHVIDAIAKTASGAPSGAATVIGLQEVLDNQLKDIQNGLGSGWAHIGVGRDDGKKSGEYSPIFYRTDALRLVYEETKWLSPTPDQVSFGWGAGSRRVVTLAVFEHVASGKRFIHANTHLDNVSSQARSEGIKVVVSRIQAVQSKYGPLGVTLTGDFNSDPNGDAYRTLSATGFLGELYNLATPDQRAGTNQLTYTTFDTSKQGSRIDFVWLGPKDAKKFSVQRYEILNNNVNGMLISDHRPVVGDVTLLS, encoded by the coding sequence ATGCAGTTCAAGACGCTCCTCGCacccatcctcctcgccgaggcggcgctggcccAAGGTCTACCTCTCCGGGTGGTCACTTTCAACATCCGCTACGACGCCGGGTCCCGCGAATCCGGCGAGAAGCCGTGGTGGGACCTCTTCTGCTCGATCTCCAAGGACCGTTGCCGCCAACCGCAcgtcatcgacgccatcgccaagacGGCGTCCGGCGCGCCGTCGGGTGCCGCCACGGTCATCGGGCTCCAGGAAGTGCTCGACAACCAGCTGAAGGACATCCAGAACGGCCTCGGGTCCGGCTGGGCCCATATCGGCGTCGggcgcgacgacggcaagaagTCCGGGGAGTACAGCCCGATCTTCTACCGCACCGACGCGCTCCGGCTGGTGTACGAGGAGACGAAGTGgctctcgccgacgccggacCAGGTTTCCTTCGGCTGGGGCGCGGGCAGCCGGCGCGTCGTcaccctcgccgtcttcgaacACGTCGCCAGCGGGAAGAGGTTCATCCACGCCAACACGCACCTGGACAACGTCAGCTCCCAGGCGCGCTCCGAGGGGATCAAGGTCGTCGTGTCCCGGATCCAGGCGGTGCAGTCCAAGTACGGCCCCCTGGGCGTCACGCTGACCGGCGACTTCAACTCGGACCCCAACGGCGATGCGTACCGGACGCTGTCCGCGACGGGGTTCCTGGGCGAGCTGTATAACCTGGCCACTCCGGACCAGAGGGCCGGGACGAACCAGCTGACGTACACGACGTTCGATACGTCCAAGCAGGGCAGCCGCATCGACTTTGTCTGGCTTGGGCCCAAGGATGCGAAGAAGTTCTCGGTCCAGCGGTACGAGATCCTCAACAACAACGTCAACGGCATGCTCATCAGCGACCATCGGCCTGTTGTGGGAGACGTCACACTGTTGTCGTAA
- a CDS encoding Vacuolar membrane pq loop repeat protein, protein MFSIAATIAPRRLALLPQSLISRDDASEILGSISMAAFLCLLLPQLAANYRLKSADSLSMAFLFIWLLGDVTNLLGEKPRGLANHIAPASIAVTGYLCFSDSTLICQCLYYNSKQRLRGSQRSGPTTPQSPECQPLLGPSSSSRDRRASDRTQDDETSSGPAVPHQEGKEIPVEAVRTLHDWRFNLACILAVQILGITGWFVLRALGLLGNDESPGSVGVTDIDGISHSLGSALGIIGAICYLCARIPQIIKNYRGKSCEGKSTHPGAVSYHWR, encoded by the exons ATGTTCTCGATTGCGGCCACTATCGCCCCGCGCCGGCTCGCGCTGCTCCCCCAGAGCCTTATCTCGCGAGATGACGCATCCGAGATCCTCGGCAGCATCAGCATGGCTGCCTTCCTGTGCCTCCTG CTGCCACAGCTCGCTGCGAACTACAGGTTGAAGAGCGCCGACAGCTTGTCGATGGCCTTTCTCTTCATTTGGCTCCTTGGCGATGTGACCAATCTGTTGGGTGAGAAGCCCC GGGGTCTAGCCAACCACATTGCCCCGGCAAGCATCGCGGTGACGGGCTATCTGTGCTTCTCGGACTCCACGCTCATCTGCCAGTGCCTTTACTACAACTCCAAGCAACGGCTTCGTGGTTCTCAACGGTCAGGTCCGACGACACCACAGTCTCCGGAGTGTCAGCCGCTTCTTGgtccctcgtcctcgtcccgaGACAGACGAGCATCTGACCGCACTCAAGACGACGAGACTAGCAGCGGTCCGGCCGTCCCGCATCAGGAAGGCAAGGAGATCCCCGTGGAAGCCGTACGGACTCTCCACGACTGGCGATTCAACTTGGCTTGCATCTTGGCAGTACAGATCCTCGGAATCACCGGTTGGTTCGTACTCCGCGCATTGGGTCTACTTGGAAACGACGAATCTCCCGGAAGCGTGGGCGTCACCGACATTGACGGCATTTCTCACTCTCTCGGCTCGGCCCTtggcatcatcggcgccatctGCTATCTCTG TGCCCGCATTCCCCAGATCATCAAGAACTACCGAGGGAAATCCTGCGAGGGCAAGTCGACACACCCAGGTGCTGTATCGTATCACTGGCGCTAA
- a CDS encoding Rta1 domain-containing protein produces the protein MSQQQTKDQYYRYHPSTALAAVTAALFALSSAYHLFQLLRKRTWYFIPFFCGCLLEAIGYGARAINASKTPDWILVVFIIETLFVLLAPALLAASIYMVLGRIIRLLDAGDLAWVSPKWLTKLFVAGDVISFITQLAGGGILASADDKKTNDLGKYIILVGLAIQIVFFGFFFVVTIAFHRRFSHDPRSISTDPTFPWRFYIVILYAVSALILVRSVFRVVEYAMGKDGELMSKEVYIYIFDALLIFVCVAIFNVWHPSRVVSANIKTETQSETEMGAV, from the exons ATGTCGCAACAACAGACCAAAGACCAGTACTACAGGTACCACCCATCTACTGCTCTCGCAGCAGTCACAGCAGCCTTATTCGCCTTATCGTCTGCCTACCACCTGTTTCAGTTGTTACGCAAGAGAACGTGGTACTTTATTCCGTTCTTCTGCGGATGTCTTT TGGAAGCTATTGGGTATGGCGCACGCGCGATAAATGCCTCCAAGACTCCAGATTGGATCCTTGTGGTTTTTATCATTGAAACCCTCTTCGTCCTTCTGGCCCCAGCCCTCCTGGCTGCGTCTATCTACATGGTTCTAGGTCGCATTAtcaggcttcttgatgctGGAGATTTGGCTTGGGTGTCTCCTAAATGGTTGACCAAGCTCTTCGTGGCTGGGGACGTCATTTCCTTCATCACACAGCTTGCTG GGGGCGGCATTCTTGCTTCGGCGGACGACAAGAAAACGAACGACTTGGGCAAGTACATTATACTTGTTGGCCTCGCCATCCAGATCGTCTTCTTTGGGTTTTTCTTTGTCGTCACGATCGCGTTCCATCGACGCTTCTCTCATGACCCGAGAAGCATCAGCACGGATCCAACCTTTCCTTGGCGGTTTTACATCGTCATCCTTtacgccgtctcggccctTATTCTAGTGAGATCGGTTTTCAGGGTTGTCGAATACGCTATGGGAAAGGATGGTGAGCTCATGAGTAAGGAGGTTTACATCTACATTTTCGACGCCTTGCTCATCTTCGTTTGcgtcgccatcttcaacgTCTGGCACCCTAGCCGCGTTGTCTCGGCAAACATAAAAACAGAGACTCAGAGCGAGACGGAGATGGGGGCTGTGTAA